One window from the genome of Nicotiana tomentosiformis chromosome 5, ASM39032v3, whole genome shotgun sequence encodes:
- the LOC138893084 gene encoding uncharacterized protein encodes MILIEFGMPVKFVQLVIECVTTVSYSLLINGGLTTKFQAKKGLRQGDPMSPYLFVLVMEYLNRSLKTLECIPHFNYHLRGIKGVQRIDSHRNAINSKRVSIQVFLLPKKITKLIVTGCRTFLWTGSNEPSKRALIAWDKICMPLSARGLNVLDVSNWNKATLCKLIWAINAKKDTMWIQWIHRFYIKGEDIMSMHTPKQACWLVRKIFDTREWLIQNDSFVDLNKYCINEKFSIKKMYVSTIPQHPKCHGKGLQLIQKYYQGINSFCSWPCIES; translated from the exons ATGATACTGATAGAATTTGGTATGCCTGTGAAGTTTGTACAGCTTGTGATAGAGTGTGTGACAACTGTCAGTTATTCTCTGCTGATAAATGGAGGATTGACTACCAAATTTCAAGCAAAGAAGGGGCTTAGGCAGGGAGATCCAATGTCTCCCTACCTATTTGTATTGGTGATGGAATACCTGAATCGATCACTGAAGACACTAGAGTGCATTCCACACTTCAATTACCATCTGAG GGGTATCAAGGGAGTTCAAAGAATTGATTCTCACAGAAATGCAATTAACAGCAAGAGAGTTTCCATTCAA GTATTCTTATTGCCAAAAAAGATAACTAAGCTGATTGTGACTGGTTGTAGAACTTTCCTTTGGACTGGGAGTAATGAACCTTCGAAGAGAGCACTTATTGCTTGGGATAAAATCTGTATGCCACTCTCAGCTAGAGGTTTGAATGTCCTTGATGTGTCTAACTGGAACAAAGCTACTTTATGTAAGCTTATATGGGCAATCAATGCAAAAAAGGACACCATGTGGATCCAATGGATACACCGTTTCTATATCAAAGGGGAGGACATAATGTCTATGCACACTCCTAAGCAGGCCTGCTGGCTAGTTAGGAAGATCTTTGACACTAGGGAATGGCTAATACAAAATGATTCCTTTGTTGATCTGAATAAATACTGTATAAATGAGAAGTTCAGTATTAAAAAGATGTATGTTTCAACAATTCCTCAGCACCCTAAGTGTCATGGAAAAGGATTGCAATTGATTCAAAAGTATTACCAAGGCATCAATTCATTCTGTAGTTGGCCATGCATAGAAAGCTAG